The sequence aaaGATTTTGTTTACTGATTTAGTTACATTTAAAGAGATCACCATCACTACATTATTTTACGTGTAAAATCACCTACCCCCATAAGCTCAGACACTCTCTGCCCAGCTCCATAGCTCTGTGAAGACAGAAGATAAACTACTGTTGACCTGCATTTGGAGCATTGCCAAGCATTACATCACCTCCTTTCAAACTGTTCAGATCATTTATTCATGCATAACTCTTCTTATGGCATGCATATGATAATGGAAAATCTATTTAGACAGGTTTAATCAAGTGTGCAGAGTTAAAAGTTGTTGAATATGCAACTTTGATATATCAAATCCATCTATGCCATGATCACTAATTTTATTAGAAacttttcattttgtatttaggTTTACATTCATCTATGAAGTACAAGTGATGCAAAATGATTTAATTACACTGGGATAAAAGGGTCTCAAGAAGCTTTGTGTGCAATGATCCCCCAGAGCCCCTACCTTCCTGTCACCCAGAGGAAGAGGAAACCGTCATCCTGAAGAATAGGAATGTTGAGTTTCCTCATCTCGTCGTCTGTTAGCGTTCCATATGGAAGCTCCATGTGAATGTCCCACGGCGGGTCGGCCATCACCACAGCAAACTTCCCCAGGATGGACACATCCAGATAACGGATGTCACAGCAAATCCACTGAGATGGGATAAGGTCAGAGGGCATATATCTGTTATACACTACTAGTCAAAAATTTGAGGTcggtaagatgttttttttaatgcttctgAAAGAAGtatcgtctgctcaccaagactgcatttatttgataaaaaatacagtaatattgtgaaatattattaaaattgaaaagaactgttttctatttgaaaccattttaaaatgtaatttattcctgtgatcaaagctgaattttcagcatcattactccagtcttcagtgtcacatgatccttcagaaatcattctaatatgctgttttgctgctcaagaaacatttcttattataatcaaggttaaaaaaaatgtgatgctttttGTGTAAACTATTTTAACAGGGTAAaccatttttttcagtatttgttGTTAAATAGACCCCAAACCTTTAAAGAGTAGTGAACTACGCTAGTgaactactattcaaaagttctgggtcagtaagattttttttttaaagaaattaatatttttatttagcaaggatgtattacattttatcaaaagtgagagtaaagatttgtttcaaataaatgctgtcctttttaattttctattcatcaaagaatcctgaagaaatgtagcactgttttcacaaaaatattgagcagcttttttttttaatattgataataatcagaaatgtttcttgagcagcaaaacagcatattagaatgatttctgaaggatcatgtgacactgaagactggagtaatgatgctgaaaattcagctttgatcacaggaataaattacatttttaaaaatatacaaatagaaaacagttctttaaaattgttataatattttacattattactgTCTTTACTCAAttgtaatcaaataaatgcagccttggtgagcagaacagactttcaaaaacatttttaaaaaaaatcttactgaccacaaacttttgaaaagtagtgtatgtcttaaaataaaaatgctgttttaatagtttaaatcaaaatgaaaattattttttgaattTGTGGATAAATATGAGAACAGGAAATGTGCAATAGTAGAAGATTGGAAATCAATTACAGATTAGAAACATATCAAGAGACTAAGCCTAATTCTGTATTATACTGGTTTTTGGTgattttcactttcaaatcaaTTTTATTATAGCTTGAAAGAAGCTGTGGAACGGGCCAATTTGTACAATACTGTACCTGTGAAGGAAACAACTTGCCAACGTTGCTGTCTTCCACAGTGGAGTGCAGTCCAAGCTCTGCAGCCCCTGCCTGTGGCCCCAAGGTGTCACCCTCTGCCTCAGGAGGACTGTCAATCTCATAGTGCACATATTTACAAGTGTCCATGTGGAAACAAGTATTCAGAAAGGAGCAGTCGCCCAGGCTCTCGTCTGTGTGTTTGTTGATGATTCGCCTAGGAAAGTCACATTATAATGACCAGGGTTTTTACAGGTTTTATGAAGGTAAATTTAAAGgggtttaaaacaaccaaaaaaaacaaaacaagaaaaacccCATCCTGTTCGCACTCGTCCATATAATTGCAATGAGTAGTGACTAGTAAATAGCGACCATATACAATAGGGTTTGGTGAAAAACAAACCGAAATTTAATGTACTATTTAAGAATGATGAAAATCCTGACCCTGGCCATTGGTCTTCTGTGCATGGCTACACTTTCATGAGAAATGCGGCACTCTATTAGTGCCGCAGTTCGAGCCATCTCATCCAGAAAAAGCACACAAGTTGTGAgaaatcaaaattaataaaactgtGACATGAAATACAACTCCTAGAAATCCCAAAAAAGTATCTGTATACTTTCTTCACTGACTTTAATATATCCGCCGGACCGGAACTCCGGTTGTCTGATGAAAGTCTGAATGACAGCTGGCAGATATGAATGCAATAACTTCTTTTTGTGACAAAAACAATGGATATATTCACCTCAAGAGAAGAAAGTAGATGATTGTATTTCATGTTGTGGTTTATTTTTATCTTGATTTTTCAGAACTTGTGGGTTTTTTCTGTGCGAGATGGAGTGAACTGCTGTGCTAATAGAGTTTCATGAATGTGCACGTAACGTAGCCGTGCACAGAAGACCAACGGCCAAGGTCAggattttggtttgtttttcaccGGACCCTATCGTATACCCCAGAacacttttaaacaaaaaataatgcaCAAGACCATTctgtcatacatttttttaagctTGATGCTGGTTGCTATTCACTGATATTACTGTATATGGACGAATGCGAatgggacatttttttttttttaattctcctTTTGAAGTAGAAAAAGAAAGAGCAAAAAATACAACTTCCAAAagatattcattttaaattcattttacacATATAGTAGCTTGAATCGCTCTACTTCCAACCACCAGAATATGGAAATGATCACACTGcacaaatgtaatatttatatttatagcaTGCAATATTTatgaatgactatttgctcTGATTTGAGACctttttaaggccttaatttGTGTAAGGGCgaattaagactttttaaaaacatttaagaccTGAAGAAACCCTGTCAGCAAATGAAAAGTTACACATTCATCAACAAATGTAAAAAGGCTAGAACACATATTATATTCAGatactattattatatttaataataagaaaaaaataaatttagttATTATGATAAACTATTATTtctaaaaaacatatttcttaaattaaataagatatttcttattatttctttattaaaactattataatactttaatttatataaaatgtatttggttgttatttacatttatgcatttagcagacactgTTATTCAAAGTGACTTACACAAATGTGGAACAAAAGTAATTTGTCAAGGAGCCAACAATATTACTAATATACAATGTCTATTACAGTGTTTATTAGACAACTAGCAAGctagagaagagaagaaatgcAGAGAAACAatagaatgtgtgtgtgcattggttatttattaccatttaatagtgtgtgagtgtgaactGACCTGAAGTGCAACTTTGTGCAGGGCTGTGGTGTGTCCCCCGACTGCACACACTCTTCTTTAGTCCCGTGATCACAGAACTCCTGTACTTGAGCTCTGCCTCGTGAGCGAAACTTCTCCACAATCGACTGTTCCTTCGCTGAACTGGTGTTCAACAGCTCTAGGATCTCCTGGCTCACCTGAtgcacaaacatgcacacatcAGACTCCCATACATGTAAACAGACAAAGCTTGACTGATTCGCTACTTAAGTATTATGCCTTTTTGCTCTGCTGTTCCTTAGTAGACTGCTGGCTCAGTAGACTCTCAATCTCCATATCCAGGTGAGATGCTTGCACCTTATTGCTCCGTCCTTTTTTTTCAGGCCCGCCCCCTCCAACCCCAGAGGATCCAGTTAGCTGCGAGTTTGAGGCAGGAGCCAGTGAGGCAGAGGATTTCTTGGGAGGGGAAGATGGAGCTTGAAGCAAAGGGGAGGATCCTGGGGCTCTTTTTTGATGAATTATGTCATCTCCTTTTCTTTTAATGGCAGTTCTTTGTGGCTGGGCTGCGCTGCCAATCATAGCCCATAGTTTGGTGTGGTCAACAGAAGTGACGAGGGTAGAGGAGGAAGAAGACGAGGAGGTAGCGATGGATGGCTGCCGAACTTCAATTAGCTCTTGAGCAGAAAATTTGAGGAGGAGACTTTGGATGCAGGCATGGGAAGCTGCAGACTCAGACTGAGTAAATGAGGATGAAAGAGGAAGAAAAACatagaaaaacacaaaaacagataTGAGTGTTTCTGAATACAATGTGTGACTCAAATTACAGTATGTATCTCATCCATATACTTCACAGTGTTGGCAACTTTACTATTTTTCTAAAACATAGAGAATAGTAATAGGTGTGTCCACatttttgactggtagtgtacacAAGCACGTTCACGGCACTTACTGTGTTTAGTTGGTTGGTGATTGCTAGGGAATCAATTGGCAGAGAGAGACTCAGTTCAGACAGGTATCCCAGCAGTCTCTTCTCTAGTTCTGGGTCAGGAGGTTGCTCAGCATCCACTAGTGGAGGACTCTGGAGCGCCGGTCCGGGGCTGTCGCTCCTTACAGATCCTCCCTCAACACCTCCAGCCTCTGTTAAAAACAAGAACGAATTGTTGGGAAATTATATACAGTAGGTGGCACCATACACGCAATAATTCACTATTGCAAAAATAATGGTTGAAATCTGGTCCTTGGCCGTTTTCTTGGCATACATTCAAAgatgcaattcatttttttcagcCTCACTTCTTCCAGAACC is a genomic window of Megalobrama amblycephala isolate DHTTF-2021 linkage group LG3, ASM1881202v1, whole genome shotgun sequence containing:
- the mettl3 gene encoding N6-adenosine-methyltransferase subunit METTL3; the encoded protein is MSDTWSHIQAHKKQLDSLRERLQRRRKDPTQLGIEAGGVEGGSVRSDSPGPALQSPPLVDAEQPPDPELEKRLLGYLSELSLSLPIDSLAITNQLNTSESAASHACIQSLLLKFSAQELIEVRQPSIATSSSSSSSTLVTSVDHTKLWAMIGSAAQPQRTAIKRKGDDIIHQKRAPGSSPLLQAPSSPPKKSSASLAPASNSQLTGSSGVGGGGPEKKGRSNKVQASHLDMEIESLLSQQSTKEQQSKKVSQEILELLNTSSAKEQSIVEKFRSRGRAQVQEFCDHGTKEECVQSGDTPQPCTKLHFRRIINKHTDESLGDCSFLNTCFHMDTCKYVHYEIDSPPEAEGDTLGPQAGAAELGLHSTVEDSNVGKLFPSQWICCDIRYLDVSILGKFAVVMADPPWDIHMELPYGTLTDDEMRKLNIPILQDDGFLFLWVTGRAMELGRECLSLWGYERVDEIIWVKTNQLQRIIRTGRTGHWLNHGKEHCLVGVKGNPQGFNRGLDCDVIVAEVRSTSHKPDEIYGMIERLSPGTRKIELFGRPHNVQPNWITLGNQLDGIHLLDPEVVARFKKRYPDGVISKPKNM